In the Oncorhynchus nerka isolate Pitt River linkage group LG2, Oner_Uvic_2.0, whole genome shotgun sequence genome, one interval contains:
- the LOC115145861 gene encoding uncharacterized protein LOC115145861, whose translation MRRKSLVAFSAVLICLCRATIVSNRTRGGRDAQTSSTSSDKGSEKDVADSPISGQQHIYNVDYFSKNETMGSPRRQGDFSHRNGTSAIKTSRGNTGTTMIFGRPDHVQGGTGWAMDGGVAPICAYRVMEEGIGGRLCFRHTQLGFRCHRGDCRTVPSAGGSLVANILTNGSVLLQWTYEDLRGEAQRTNKGNTAGHDLDKQETETRGTSVEGQKGAPGTGLGEESRFVTAPPKRVFGGRRVRRGGFGLSCWWNGSYTQFECANTHLGSGCRDFLLTELHENVPYRICLHPLASTLTPQLHSEGAGQREDMWDCVEFTVSPLGMQDIVIAMTTVGGAICVMLVIICLLVAYITENIMSPMTQHSHSTYHSYH comes from the coding sequence ATGAGAAGAAAATCGCTGGTTGCCTTCTCGGCAGTACTGATCTGTCTGTGCCGCGCGACAATCGTCTCCAACCGGACGCGCGGCGGCCGCGACGCGCAAACTTCATCCACATCATCAGACAAGGGAAGCGAGAAGGACGTGGCTGACTCCCCAATCTCTGGCCAACAGCATATCTACAATGTTGATTATTTCAGTAAGAATGAAACAATGGGCTCACCAAGGCGGCAGGGGGACTTCAGCCATAGGAATGGCACTTCCGCCATCAAAACCAGCAGAGGCAATACAGGCACCACTATGATATTTGGCAGGCCAGACCATGTTCAAGGTGGAACAGGGTGGGCCATGGATGGAGGAGTGGCACCAATATGTGCCTACCGGGTGATGGAGGAGGGAATCGGGGGGCGGCTGTGTTTTCGACACACACAGCTGGGGTTCAGGTGTCATCGTGGAGACTGCCGGACTGTTCCATCAGCAGGAGGGTCCCTGGTGGCCAACATTTTGACCAACGGCAGCGTGCTACTACAGTGGACATATGAAGATCTGAGGGGAGAGGCTCAAAGGACAAATAAAGGAAACACAGCTGGACATGACCTAGATAAACAAGAGACAGAGACTAGAGGAACAAGTGTAGAGGGACAGAAAGGGGCCCCTGGGACAGGGCTTGGGGAAGAGAGCAGGTTTGTAACTGCCCCACCGAAGAGGGTATTCGGTGGACGACGTGTCAGAAGGGGTGGGTTTGGGCTAAGCTGCTGGTGGAACGGGAGCTACACCCAGTTTGAGTGCGCTAACACCCATCTTGGCTCTGGTTGCAGGGACTTCTTGCTGACTGAGCTGCATGAGAACGTCCCTTACCGCATCTGCCTGCATCCGCTTGCCTCCACCCTGACACCACAGCTCCACTCAGAAGGAGCAGGCCAGAGGGAGGACATGTGGGACTGTGTGGAGTTCACTGTCTCACCCTTGGGCATGCAGGACATTGTGATTGCCATGACAACGGTGGGAGGAGCCATCTGTGTGATGCTGGTCATCATCTGCCTGCTGGTGGCGTACATCACTGAGAACATCATGAGCCCCATGACACAGCACTCACACTCCACATACCACTCTTACCACTAA